A region from the Malus domestica chromosome 07, GDT2T_hap1 genome encodes:
- the LOC103427653 gene encoding uncharacterized protein — protein sequence MPILKLKKMIYIVNYCLIDVHSYPFSMPFVFIFLKALWDKALEFRFLLQKAFSSSHRLPQVLEGYNTAKREETQSDAGAHADGDPELLDDSEFYQQLLKEFFGTIDPATSGIMFMRR from the exons ATGCCAATccttaaattgaaaaaaatgattTATATAGTGAATTATTGTCTGATTGATGTTCATTCTTACCCGTTTTCTATgccttttgttttcatttttctgaAGGCTCTCTGGGACAAAGCTCTTGAGTTCAGATTCTTGCTTCAGAAAGCATTCTCAAGTTCACATAGATTACCACAG GTTCTTGAGGGGTACAACACTGCAAAGAGAGAG GAGACACAATCTGATGCTGGTGCACACGCTGATGGTGACCCCGAACTTTTGGATGACTCTGAGTTTTACCAACAATTACTGAAAGAATTTTTTGGGACAATTGACCCAGCAACTTCTG GTATAATGTTTATGAGAAGATAG